A stretch of the Heterodontus francisci isolate sHetFra1 chromosome 10, sHetFra1.hap1, whole genome shotgun sequence genome encodes the following:
- the LOC137374234 gene encoding nascent polypeptide-associated complex subunit alpha, muscle-specific form-like, whose product MPWRIPQFHQSPGESSCSTEALENSPVPPKSRRNPQFHQSPVESPSATKALENSPDPPKSRRIPQFHQSPGESPSFTKAKGNPPVSPKPWRIPQFHQSPGETPSSTKAKGNPPVPPKPWRIPQFHQSPGEFPSSTKAQENPPVPPKLRRIPQFHQSSGESPNSTKTLENPPVPPKFRRIPQFHQSPEESPSSTKAQENPPVPPMLRRIPQFNQSSGESPSSIKAQKNPPVQPKLRRIPQFHQSSGESPSSTKAQKNPPVQPKLRRIPQFHQSSGESPSSIKAQKKPPVQPKLRRIPQFHQSPGESPSSIKAQKSPPVPPKPRRIPLFHQSSEESPSSTKPWRIPQFHQSPEESPSSTKAQENPSVPPKLRRVPQFHQSPGESPSSTKAQENPPENPPVPPKPRRIPQFHQSPEESLSSNKTQENPSVPPKLRRIPQFHQSPGESPSSIKVQKSPPVPPKHRRIPQFHQSSGESLCSTKAQENPPVPPKPRESLSSTKAQENPPVPPKARRIPQFLLSPGESPSSTKALENPPVPPKPWSIPQAHQSPGESPSSIKAQENPPVPPKPRRNPQFHQSPEISPSSIKAQENPSVPPKPGESLSSTKAQENPPVPPKPRESLSSTKAQENPPVPPKARRIPQFHLSPGESPSSTKARRIPQLQQNSGESPSSTKARRIPQFHQSPGESPSSTKALENPPVPPKPWRESLSSTKAQENPPVPPKPRRIPQFHQSPEESPSSTKAQENPSVPPKLRRIPLFNQSPGESPSSTKAKRIPQFHQSPGESPSSTKGQENPPVPPKPWRVPQFHQSPGESPSSTKTLEYPPGPPKPWRIPQFHQSPGESPSSTKAQKKPPVPSKPRNIPQFHKSPGESLSSTKARRIPQFNQSPGESPSSTKAKRIPQFHQSPGESPSSTKGQENPPVPPKPWRVPQFHQSQENPPVATKLRRIPQFHQSQANPPIPPKPRRIPQFHQSPGESPCSTKTLEYPPGPPKPWRIPQFHQSPGESPSSTKAQKNPPVPPKTRRIPPVPPKPRRIPQFHQSPGETPSSIKAQKNPPVPSKPRSIPQFHQSPEESPSSTKAQENLPVPPKLRRIPQFHQSPGESPSSIKAQKSVPVPPKPRRIPQFHQSSGESPSSIKVQKSPPVPPKPRRIPQFHQSSGESLSSTKAQENPPVPPKPRESLSSTKAQENPPVPPKARRIPQFHLSPGESPSSTKARRIPQLHQSSVESPSSTKARRIPQFHQSPGESPSSTKALENPPVPPKPWSIPQAHQSPGESRSSIKAQENPPVPPKPRRIPQFHQRPGEFPQFHQSPGESPSSIKAQKNPPVPSKPRRIPQFHQRQENPPVPPKLRRIPQFHQSSGESPNSTKALENPPVPSKSWRIPQFHQSPGVSPSSTKAQENPPVPAKPWRIPQFHQSPGVCPSSTKALENPLVPSKPRRIPQFHQSPAESASSTKAQENPPVPPKPRRIPQFHQSPAESPSSTKAQETPPENPPVPPRPWRIPQFHQSPGESSCSTEALENPPVPPKSRRNPHFHQSPGESPSATKSLENPPVPPKPWRIPQFHQSPGEAPSSTKALENPPVSPKPWRIPQFHQSPGKSSSSTKVQEKPPVPPKPWRIPEFHQSPGEIPSSTKAQENPQLPPKPRKIPSATKALENAPVPAKPWRIPQFHHSPGESLSSTKVQENPLVPPKARRIPECHQSPGESPSSSKALENPPVPPKPRRIPQLRKSPGESPSATNALENPPVPPKPWKIPQFHQSPGETPSSTNALENPPVPAKPRRIPQFHQSPGESPSSTKTQKNPPVPPKPRRIPQCPQSPEKAPVPPKPWRMPQFHQSPGESPSSTKAQENPPVPPKPWRIPQFQQSPGESPSSNKGQENTPVPAKPRRIPQFQQSPGETPSSNKAQESPPVPTKPRRIPQ is encoded by the exons ATGCCCTGGAGAATCCCCCAGTTTCACCAAAGCCCAGGGGAATCCTCCTGTTCCACCGAAGCCCTGGAGAATTCCCCAGTTCCACCAAAGTCCAGGAGAAAcccccagttccaccaaagccCAGTAGAATCCCCCAGTGCCACCAAAGCCCTGGAGAATTCCCCAGATCCACCAAAGTCcaggagaatcccccagttccaccaaagccCTGGAGAATCCCCCAGTTTCACCAAAGCCAAGGGGAATCCTCCTGTTTCACCGAAGCCCTGGAGAATTCCCCAGTTCCACCAAAGTCCAGGAGAAAcccccagttccaccaaagccAAGGGGAATCCCCCAGTGCCACCAAAGCCCtggagaatcccccagttccaccaaagccctggagaattccccagttccaccaaagctcaggagaatcccccagttccaccaaagctcaggagaatcccccagttccaccaaagcTCAGGAGAATCCCCCAATTCCACCAAAACCCtggagaatcccccagttccaccaaagttcaggagaatcccccagttccaTCAAAGTCCAGAAGAGtcccccagttccaccaaagcccaggagaatcccccagttccaccaaTGCTGAGGAGAATCCCCCAGTTCAACCAAAGCTcaggagaatcccccagttccaTCAAAGCCCAGAAGAATCCCCCAGTTCAACCAAAGCTcaggagaatcccccagttccaccaaagctcaggagaatcccccagttccaccaaagccCAGAAGAATCCCCCAGTTCAACCAAAGCTcaggagaatcccccagttccaccaaagctcaggagaatcccccagttccaTCAAAGCCCAGAAGAAACCCCCAGTTCAACCAAAGCTcaggagaatcccccagttccaccaaagcccaggagaatcccccagttccaTCAAAGCTCAGAAGAGtcccccagttccaccaaagccCAGGAGAATCCCCCTGTTCCACCAAAGCTCAGAAGAATCCCCCAGTTCCACAAAGCCCTGGAGAATCCCGCAGTTTCATCAAAGCCCAGAAGAGtcccccagttccaccaaagccCAGGAGAATCCCTCAGTTCCACCAAAGCTCAGGAGAGtcccccagttccaccaaagccCAGGAGAATCCCCTAGTTCCACCAAAGCTCAGGAGAATCCCCCA gagaatcccccagttccTCCAAAACCCAGAAGAATCCCTCAGTTCCACCAAAGCCCTGAAGAATCCCTCAGTTCCAACAAAACCCAGGAGAATCCCTCAGTTCCACCAAAGCTcaggagaatcccccagttccaccaaagcccaggagaatcccccagttccaTCAAAGTCCAGAAGAGtcccccagttccaccaaagcACAGGAGAATCCCTCAGTTCCACCAAAGCTCAGGAGAATCCCTCTGTTCAACCAAAGCCcaggagaatcccccagttccaccaaagccAAGAGAATCCCTCAGTTCCACCAAAGCCcaggagaatcccccagttccaccaaaggccaggagaatcccccagttccTCCTAAGCCCTGGAGAGtcccccagttccaccaaagccctggagaatcccccagttccaccaaaACCCTGGAGTATCCCCCAGGCCCACCAAAGCCCtggagaatcccccagttccatcaaagcccaggagaatcccccagttccaccaaagccCAGAAGAAACCCCCAGTTCCATCAAAGCCCAGAAATATCCCCCAGTTCCATAAAAGCCCAGGAGAATCCCTCAGTTCCACCAAAGCCAGGAGAATCCCTCAGTTCAACCAAAGCCcaggagaatcccccagttccaccaaagccAAGAGAATCCCTCAGTTCCACCAAAGCCcaggagaatcccccagttccaccaaaggccaggagaatcccccagttccaccTAAGCCCTGGAGAGtcccccagttccaccaaagccAGGAGAATCCCCCAGTTGCAACAAAACTcaggagaatcccccagttccaccaaagccAGGCGAATCCCCCAATTCCACCAAAGCCcaggagaatcccccagttccaccaaagccCTGGAGAATCCCCCTGTTCCACCAAAACCCTGGA GAGAATCCCTCAGTTCCACCAAAGCTcaggagaatcccccagttccaccaaagcccaggagaatcccccagttccaTCAAAGTCCAGAAGAGtcccccagttccaccaaagcACAGGAGAATCCCTCAGTTCCACCAAAGCTCAGGAGAATCCCTCTGTTCAACCAAAGCCcaggagaatcccccagttccaccaaagccAAGAGAATCCCTCAGTTCCACCAAAGCCcaggagaatcccccagttccaccaaaggccaggagaatcccccagttccTCCTAAGCCCTGGAGAGtcccccagttccaccaaagccctggagaatcccccagttccaccaaaACCCTGGAGTATCCCCCAGGCCCACCAAAGCCCtggagaatcccccagttccatcaaagcccaggagaatcccccagttccaccaaagccCAGAAGAAACCCCCAGTTCCATCAAAGCCCAGAAATATCCCCCAGTTCCATAAAAGCCCAGGAGAATCCCTCAGTTCCACCAAAGCCAGGAGAATCCCTCAGTTCAACCAAAGCCcaggagaatcccccagttccaccaaagccAAGAGAATCCCTCAGTTCCACCAAAGCCcaggagaatcccccagttccaccaaaggccaggagaatcccccagttccaccTAAGCCCTGGAGAGtcccccagttccaccaaagccAGGAGAATCCCCCAGTTGCAACAAAACTcaggagaatcccccagttccaccaaagccAGGCGAATCCCCCAATTCCACCAAAGCCcaggagaatcccccagttccaccaaagccCTGGAGAATCCCCCTGTTCCACCAAAACCCTGGAGTATCCCCCAGGCCCACCAAAGCCCtggagaatcccccagttccatcaaagcccaggagaatcccccagttccaccaaagcccagaagaatcccccagttccaccaaagACCAGGAGAATtcccccagttccaccaaagcccagaagaatcccccagttccaccaaagccCTGGAGAAACCCCCAGTTCCATCAAAGCCCAGAAGAATCCCCCAGTTCCATCAAAGCCCAGGAGTATCCCTCAGTTCCATCAAAGTCCAGAAGAGtcccccagttccaccaaagccCAGGAGAATCTCCCAGTTCCACCAAAGCTCAGAagaatcccccagttccaccaaagccctggagaatcccccagttccaTCAAAGCCCAGAAGAGTGTCCCAGTTCCACCAAAGCCcaggagaatcccccagttccaccaaagctcaggagaatcccccagttccaTCAAAGTCCAGAAGAGtcccccagttccaccaaagccCAGGAGAATCCCTCAGTTCCACCAAAGCTCAGGAGAATCCCTCAGTTCAACCAAAGCCcaggagaatcccccagttccaccaaagccAAGAGAATCCCTCAGTTCCACCAAAGCCcaggagaatcccccagttccaccaaaggccaggagaatcccccagttccaccTAAGCCCTGGAGAGtcccccagttccaccaaagccAGGAGAATCCCCCAGTTGCACCAAAGCTCAGTagaatcccccagttccaccaaagccaggcgaatcccccagttccaccaaagcccaggagaatcccccagttccaccaaagccctggagaatcccccagttccaccaaaACCCTGGAGTATCCCCCAGGCCCACCAAAGCCCTGGAGAGTCCCGCAGTTCCATCAAAGCCcaggagaatcccccagttccaccaaagcccagaagaatcccccagttccaccaaagACCAGGAGAATtcccccagttccaccaaagccctggagaatcccccagttccaTCAAAGCCCAGAAGAATCCCCCAGTTCCATCAAAGCCCAGGAGAATCCCTCAGTTCCACCAAAGGcaggagaatcccccagttccaccaaagcTCAGGAGAATCCCTCAGTTCCACCAAAGCTCAGGAGAATCCCCCAATTCCACCAAAGCCCtggagaatcccccagttccaTCAAAGTCCtggagaatcccccagttccaccaaagccCTGGAGTatcccccagttccaccaaagccCAGGAGAATCCCCCTGTTCCAGCAAAGCCCtggagaatcccccagttccaccaaagccCTGGGGTATGCCCCAGTTCCACCAAAGCCCTGGAGAATCCCCTCGTTCCATCAAAGCCcaggagaatcccccagttccaccaaagccCAGCAGAATCCGCCAGTTCCACCAAAGCAcaggagaatcccccagttccaccaaagcccagaagaatcccccagttccaccaaagcccagcagaatcccccagttccaccaaagcTCAGGAGACTCCCCCA GAGAATCCCCCTGTTCCACCAAGGCCCTGGAGAATCCCCCAGTTTCACCAAAGCCCAGGGGAATCCTCCTGTTCCACCGAAGCCCtggagaatcccccagttccaccaaagTCCAGGAGAAACCCCCATTTTCACCAAAGCCCAGGAGAATCCCCCAGTGCCACCAAATCCCtggagaatcccccagttccaccaaagccCTGGAGAATTCCCCAGTTCCACCAAAGTCCAGGAGAAGcccccagttccaccaaagccctggagaatcccccagtttcaccaaagccctggagAATACCCCAGTTCCACCAAAGCCCTGGTAAATCTTCCAGTTCCACCAAAGTCCAGGAGAAAcccccagttccaccaaagccTTGGAGAATCCCTGAGTTCCACCAAAGTCCAGGTGAAATCCCCAGTTCCACCAAAGCCCAGGAGAATCCCCAACTGCCTCCAAAGCCCAGAAAAATCCCCAGTGCCACCAAAGCCCTGGAGAATGCCCCAGTTCCAGCAAAGCCCtggagaatcccccagttccaccaTAGCCCAGGAGAATCCCTCAGTTCCACCAAAGTCCAGGAGAATCCCCTAGTTCCACCAAAAGCCAGAAGAATCCCCGAGTGCCACCAAAGCCcaggagaatcccccagttccagcaaagccctggagaatcccccagttccaccaaagccCAGGAGAATCCCCCAGTTGCGCAAAAGCCCTGGAGAATCACCCAGTGCCACCAATGCCCtggagaatcccccagttccaccaaagccCTGGAAAATTCCCCAGTTCCACCAAAGTCCAGGAGAAACCCCCAGTTCCACCAATGCCCtggagaatcccccagttccagcaaagcccaggagaatcccccagttccaccaaagtccaggagaatcccccagttccaccaaaACCCAGAAGAATCCACCAGTTCCACCAAAGCCCAGGAGAATCCCCCAGTGCCCCCAAAGCCCAGAAAAAGCCCCAGTGCCACCAAAGCCCTGGAGAATGCCCCAGTTCCACCAAAGCCCAGGAGAGtcccccagttccaccaaagcccaggagaatcccccagttccaccaaagccctggagaatcccccagttccaACAAAGCCCAGGTGAATCCCCGAGTTCCAACAAAGGCCAGGAGAACACCCCAGTTCCAGCAAAGCCcaggagaatcccccagttccaGCAAAGCCCAGGAGAAACCCCCAGTTCCAACAAAGCCCAGGAGAGCCCCCCAGTTCCAACAAAGCCCAGGAGAATCCCCCAGTGA